The proteins below come from a single Cannabis sativa cultivar Pink pepper isolate KNU-18-1 chromosome 3, ASM2916894v1, whole genome shotgun sequence genomic window:
- the LOC115709873 gene encoding phenylacetaldehyde reductase isoform X1, whose protein sequence is MIVMSGIEKVVCVSGGSGYIASWLVNLLLQHGYTVKATVRDLNDSKKMQHLLSFDGAKERLHLFKANLLEEGSFDSVVDGCEGVFHTASPVLVSVNNPQAELIDPAVKGTLNVLKSCAKAGCVKRVVFTSSSRAVFANGRLVTPDVVADETWFSDTNFCEKSKDWYALAKTLAEEGAWKFAKENGIDLVTINPGVVIGPALQSTLNITVKNILNQVNGVDQTFPNRIYRFVDVRDVALAHIQAFEVVSASGRYCLIGHVVHSSELMNILQQLYPTLTIPKICADEKPQVPTHQVSKDKAKSLGVKFIPLEVSLRDTVEFFKERGFVNY, encoded by the exons ATGATAGTGATGAGTGGAATAGAGAAGGTGGTGTGTGTGAGTGGTGGTTCAGGCTACATAGCTTCATGGCTTGTCAACCTCTTACTCCAACATGGTTACACTGTCAAAGCCACTGTTAGAGATCTCA ATGATTCAAAGAAAATGCAACACTTGCTTTCATTTGATGGAGCTAAGGAGAGGCTTCACTTGTTCAAAGCAAATTTATTAGAAGAAGGGTCCTTTGATTCTGTTGTTGATGGATGTGAAGGTGTTTTCCACACTGCTTCCCCTGTTCTTGTTTCAGTGAATAATCCACAG GCCGAATTGATCGATCCTGCGGTGAAGGGAACGCTTAATGTGCTGAAATCATGTGCAAAAGCTGGTTGTGTAAAGAGAGTAGTTTTTACATCTTCAAGCAGAGCAGTTTTTGCCAATGGGAGACTTGTCACACCAGATGTTGTAGCTGATGAAACTTGGTTTTCGGATACTAATTTCTGCGAAAAATCGAAG GATTGGTATGCACTTGCAAAAACTTTAGCTGAAGAGGGTGCTTGGAAGTTTGCAAAAGAGAATGGGATTGATTTGGTGACTATAAATCCAGGAGTTGTGATTGGTCCTGCCTTACAATCAACTCTTAACATTACtgtgaaaaatattcttaatcaAGTAAATG GAGTTGATCAAACTTTTCCCAACAGAATCTATAGATTTGTTGATGTTAGAGATGTTGCATTAGCACATATTCAAGCATTTGAAGTTGTTTCGGCTAGTGGAAGATATTGTCTAATTGGACATGTTGTCCATAGCTCTGAGCTTATGAACATTTTACAACAACTTTACCCAACTTTGACCATTCCTAAAAT ATGTGCCGATGAGAAACCGCAGGTACCAACTCACCAAGTATCAAAGGACAAAGCCAAAAGTTTGGGGGTTAAATTCATTCCTTTAGAAGTGAGTCTAAGGGACACTGTTGAATTCTTCAAAGAGAGAGGTTTTGTGAATTATTAA
- the LOC115709873 gene encoding phenylacetaldehyde reductase isoform X2 encodes MQHLLSFDGAKERLHLFKANLLEEGSFDSVVDGCEGVFHTASPVLVSVNNPQAELIDPAVKGTLNVLKSCAKAGCVKRVVFTSSSRAVFANGRLVTPDVVADETWFSDTNFCEKSKDWYALAKTLAEEGAWKFAKENGIDLVTINPGVVIGPALQSTLNITVKNILNQVNGVDQTFPNRIYRFVDVRDVALAHIQAFEVVSASGRYCLIGHVVHSSELMNILQQLYPTLTIPKICADEKPQVPTHQVSKDKAKSLGVKFIPLEVSLRDTVEFFKERGFVNY; translated from the exons ATGCAACACTTGCTTTCATTTGATGGAGCTAAGGAGAGGCTTCACTTGTTCAAAGCAAATTTATTAGAAGAAGGGTCCTTTGATTCTGTTGTTGATGGATGTGAAGGTGTTTTCCACACTGCTTCCCCTGTTCTTGTTTCAGTGAATAATCCACAG GCCGAATTGATCGATCCTGCGGTGAAGGGAACGCTTAATGTGCTGAAATCATGTGCAAAAGCTGGTTGTGTAAAGAGAGTAGTTTTTACATCTTCAAGCAGAGCAGTTTTTGCCAATGGGAGACTTGTCACACCAGATGTTGTAGCTGATGAAACTTGGTTTTCGGATACTAATTTCTGCGAAAAATCGAAG GATTGGTATGCACTTGCAAAAACTTTAGCTGAAGAGGGTGCTTGGAAGTTTGCAAAAGAGAATGGGATTGATTTGGTGACTATAAATCCAGGAGTTGTGATTGGTCCTGCCTTACAATCAACTCTTAACATTACtgtgaaaaatattcttaatcaAGTAAATG GAGTTGATCAAACTTTTCCCAACAGAATCTATAGATTTGTTGATGTTAGAGATGTTGCATTAGCACATATTCAAGCATTTGAAGTTGTTTCGGCTAGTGGAAGATATTGTCTAATTGGACATGTTGTCCATAGCTCTGAGCTTATGAACATTTTACAACAACTTTACCCAACTTTGACCATTCCTAAAAT ATGTGCCGATGAGAAACCGCAGGTACCAACTCACCAAGTATCAAAGGACAAAGCCAAAAGTTTGGGGGTTAAATTCATTCCTTTAGAAGTGAGTCTAAGGGACACTGTTGAATTCTTCAAAGAGAGAGGTTTTGTGAATTATTAA
- the LOC115709877 gene encoding putative disease resistance RPP13-like protein 1 produces MAVELVVGPVISASVEFLLKKITSSEVTSFLRGKKDSGFDSLLEKLKTMFLSLAEVLGDADQKQMRNPRVEEWLEKLQDAVEDAEDLFDEIEYDALKLKVDEQYKTKVRKFLSNFNLIDRDRKIGMEKILERLENFEKQKYILNLQKSVEKIQSKRPPSVSSIDDYEFYGRDDEKKNLKEILMFDEVGSEKICVIPIVGLGGIGKTALAQAVYNDDEVKKHFELKAWVCVSDEFDVCKVTKTVLEAVTRDACTVENLNVMQERIQERLKEKKFLVILDDVWCEQYDFWDTMRMIFKVGAQGSKIIVTTRSRKVASVIGTTEVRHLNELNEVACLKLFVKVVSRNEEFSMDSELEKIGKEIVKKCKGLPLAVKALASLLCFTDVKQWERIAKSDILDLPIGGENILPALRLSYYYLPLYLKRCFVYCSMFPKGYAFTKDELVSLWMVDNLLEYSSTREEVGCEYFKDLVSRSFFQPLDHKKDHFVMHDLMVDLANVVSRKKFIHLEINKSYEIELIKRTRHIAIDGHKDFHEIFKSVSKPIPLRTFLPIVSLLYEASKLQQFVLEDLLKLKRLRFLSLKGYIHVSELPKSVGELKHLRYVDVSYTSIKELPKSFSNLFNLQTLKLLGCKDLTKLPKNFHHLISLRYLDINCPRLCSLPPLGQLPALETLWIEHCDAMGTVGLEFYGTTSTPFPSLEILELRGMSKWKEWSMPKENVQAFPKLKSLVISMCQSLTGDLPYLLPSLIELDIFKCPELVSSLPMMPNVSKVKIDMCEKLAGFKSCYGLQNFDKRCVPTNLRSLFIRDCDNIEFLPPYKYESLQQLSIENFSSSFELLHIDSFPNIKKVEIENCENVESFSQFHSPVTSLSTLSIYGCPNFTLLPDSNLHCPILTQLELSDCSKLRFLPEKLSTLLPSLQELVIYDCPELESLPRLGLPLSLRELTVKHCDKVIASRKNWNLQALPNLISFDFGWYKGEDMVSFLEQGLLPTSLNFLKIDGVACLETLDDKGFQELTSLKELHIYGSPNLQELPVKGLPPSFESSLPPSFESFIICGCSLLEAKYEWKEEEYYKKICCIPQQSASSSY; encoded by the coding sequence ATGGCTGTAGAATTGGTGGTTGGACCTGTTATCTCTGCTTCAGTTGAGTTTCTCCTGAAGAAGATCACTTCTTCTGAAGTGACAAGCTTCTTAAGGGGAAAGAAAGATTCTGGTTTTGATAGTCTTCTTGAGAAGCTCAAGACAATGTTTCTCTCTCTTGCTGAGGTACTTGGTGATGCAGATCAGAAACAGATGAGAAACCCTAGAGTGGAGGAGTGGCTGGAAAAGCTTCAAGATGCTGTGGAAGATGCTGAGGATCTCtttgatgaaattgaatatGATGCTCTCAAACTCAAGGTGGATGAACAGTATAAAACCAAAGTAAGAAAGTTCTTATCTAATTTCAACTTAATTGATAGAGATAGGAAGATTGGTATGGAGAAGATTCTTGAGAGGTTGGAGAATTTTGAGAAACAAAAGTACATCCTTAATTTGCAAAAGAGTGTTGAGAAAATCCAATCAAAGAGACCACCTTCAGTATCATCCATAGATGATTATGAATTTTATGGTAGAgatgatgaaaagaaaaatttgaaagaaattttGATGTTTGATGAGGTGGGTAGTGAAAAGATTTGTGTGATTCCAATTGTGGGTTTGGGTGGGATTGGTAAAACTGCTCTTGCTCAAGCTGTTTATAATGATGATGAAGTTAAGAAACATTTTGAACTCAAGGCATGGGTTTGTGTTTCGGATGAGTTTGATGTTTGTAAAGTAACGAAAACTGTTCTTGAAGCAGTGACTAGAGATGCTTGTACTGTTGAGAATTTGAATGTGATGCAAGAGAGGATACAAGAAAGGTTGAAGGAAAAGAAGTTCTTGGTAATTTTGGATGATGTTTGGTGTGAACAATATGATTTTTGGGATACAATGAGGATGATTTTCAAAGTTGGAGCTCAAGGTAGCAAAATAATCGTCACAACAAGAAGTCGTAAAGTTGCATCTGTGATTGGAACAACTGAAGTTCGTCATCTTAATGAGTTGAATGAAGTAGCATGCTTGAAGTTGTTTGTAAAAGTTGTATCTCGCAATGAAGAATTTAGTATGGATTCAGAGTTGGAAAAAATTGGCAAAGAAATTGTTAAGAAATGCAAAGGCTTACCGTTAGCTGTGAAAGCGCTTGCGAGTCTGTTGTGTTTTACGGATGTTAAGCAATGGGAGAGAATTGCCAAGAGTGATATATTGGATTTGCCAATTGGAGGAGAAAATATTCTTCCAGCTTTGAGGTTAAGTTATTATTATCTTCCTTTATACTTAAAGCGTTGCTTTGTTTATTGTTCTATGTTTCCCAAAGGTTATGCATTTACAAAGGATGAGTTGGTCTCGTTGTGGATGGTAGATAATTTATTGGAGTACTCGAGTACAAGAGAAGAGGTAGGATGTGAGTATTTTAAAGATTTAGTGTCAAGATCATTTTTTCAACCTTTGGATCATAAAAAAGATCATTTTGTGATGCATGATCTTATGGTTGATTTAGCTAATGTTGTCTCTAGAAAAAAGTTTATTCACTTAGAGATAAACAAGTCGTACGAAATTGAATTGATAAAGCGAACACGACACATTGCCATAGATGGGCATAAAGATTTCCATGAGATATTCAAGTCAGTTTCTAAACCAATTCCTTTGCGTACATTTCTGCCTATTGTCTCATTGTTATACGAAGCGAGCAAATTGCAGCAATTCGTGTTGGAAGATTTGTTGAAGTTGAAGCGTTTGAGATTTTTATCTCTAAAGGGATATATACATGTCAGTGAATTGCCTAAGTCAGTAGGTGAATTAAAGCACCTTCGCTACGTGGATGTCTCGTACACTTCAATCAAAGAGTTGCCCAAATCTTTTTCCAATCTGTTCAATTTACAGACATTAAAGTTACTTGGCTGCAAGGATCTCACCAAGCTCCCCAAAAATTTCCATCATCTCATTAGTTTGAGATATCTTGACATCAACTGTCCTAGGCTTTGTAGTTTGCCACCACTTGGGCAGTTACCTGCTCTTGAAACTCTTTGGATTGAACACTGTGATGCAATGGGGACTGTAGGTCTTGAGTTTTATGGGACAACTTCTACACCATTTCCATCATTGGAAATCTTGGAATTGAGAGGAATGTCAAAGTGGAAGGAATGGTCAATGCCAAAAGAAAATGTTCAAGCTTTCCCAAAGCTAAAATCACTTGTAATAAGCATGTGTCAAAGCCTCACGGGAGATTTGCCTTACCTCTTACCGTCGTTAATAGAGCTTGATATTTTTAAATGCCCAGAGCTTGTTTCTTCGCTTCCAATGATGCCGAATGTCAGTAAAGTGAAAATCGACATGTGTGAGAAGCTTGCAGGATTCAAATCATGCTATGGTCTTCAAAATTTTGATAAAAGGTGTGTTCCTACCAACTTGAGAAGCCTATTTATCAGAGATTGTGACAACATAGAATTTTTACCACCCTACAAATATGAATCCCTCCAACAACTTTCAATTGAAAATTTTTCCAGCTCCTTCGAATTGCTTCATATAGATTCCTTTCCCAACATCAAGAAGGTTGAAATTGAGAACTGTGAAAATGTGGAGTCTTTCTCACAATTTCATAGCCCTGTAACTTCTCTATCAACTCTCTCTATCTATGGCTGCCCCAACTTCACATTATTACCTGATAGCAACCTCCATTGTCCAATTCTGACTCAATTGGAGCTCTCAGATTGCAGCAAATTAAGGTTTCTCCCTGAGAAACTGTCCACTCTCCTCCCTTCTCTACAAGAACTAGTTATCTATGATTGTCCAGAGTTAGAGTCTCTTCCGAGATTAGGGTTGCCTCTTAGTTTGCGTGAGCTCACCGTTAAACACTGTGACAAGGTGATTGCATCTCGAAAGAATTGGAATTTGCAAGCACTTCCCAATCTGATAAGCTTTGATTTTGGATGGTATAAAGGTGAAGATATGGTGTCCTTTCTAGAGCAAGGATTGCTGCCCACAAGTCTTAACTTCCTTAAAATTGACGGTGTTGCTTGTCTTGAAACCTTAGACGACAAAGGGTTTCAAGAGCTCACATCCTTGAAAGAACTGCACATCTATGGCTCCCCCAACTTGCAGGAACTTCCAGTAAAAGGGCTGCCGCCCTCTTTTGAAAGTTCATTGCCACCTTCTTTTGAAAGTTTTATCATATGTGGTTGCTCTTTGTTGGAAGCAAAGTATGAATGGAAGGAAGAAGAGTACTACAAGAAGATTTGTTGCATCCCTCAGCAGTCAGCCTCAAGTTCATATTAG
- the LOC115709875 gene encoding pentatricopeptide repeat-containing protein At2g20540 — MSLYSATTRRCLLLLEKCKNMKDLKQAHASIITTGLGSNNFALSRVLDFCSKPHHGNPFHAWKIFQHIQNPTICIWNTILKAFLLHNELIQTILVYRNLLQSGIVPDNYTLPYVLKACSRLKSVHLGESVHGHGMKLGLVFDLFVGNSLIVMYCEFRNMEGARYVFDEMSSLSVVSWTVMIFGYAKVGEVDNARLFFDVAPVRDKGIWGAMISGYVQNACFKEGLHLFRLMQLTDIEPDEAIFVSILSGCAHLGAFDFGIWIHRYLDRLGLPLSIRLSTGLIDMYAKCGNLDLAKRIFHEMPQKDTVCWNAMISAMAINGDGEAALELFRDMEKTGVQPDDITFIAIFTACSYSGMAYEGLRMFEKMRGVYRIEPKTEHYGCMVDLLSRAGHFEEAKQIIQRVIISTNPSEEKVAWRAFLSACCTHGQTQLAELAFGKLLELESGSGFYVLLSNLYASVGKDSDARRVRKLMKHRGVEKLPGCSLIEIEGGVHEFVAGGKMDP, encoded by the coding sequence ATGTCATTATATAGTGCCACAACTAGGAGATGTCTCCTACTTTTAGAGAAATGCAAGAACATGAAAGACCTGAAGCAAGCTCATGCATCAATCATCACAACCGGTCTAGGCAGTAATAACTTTGCTTTGAGCAGAGTCTTGGACTTTTGCTCAAAACCACATCATGGCAATCCTTTTCATGCTTGGAAAATCTTCCAACACATTCAAAACCCCACCATTTGTATTTGGAATACCATCTTGAAAGCTTTCTTACTCCACAATGAACTCATTCAAACTATACTTGTGTATAGAAACTTGTTACAGAGTGGGATAGTCCCAGACAATTATACTCTCCCTTATGTGTTAAAGGCTTGTTCTAGGCTGAAAAGTGTTCATCTTGGGGAGTCAGTTCATGGGCATGGCATGAAATTGGGTCTAGTATTTGATTTATTTGTGGGGAACTCTTTGATTGTCATGTACTGTGAGTTTCGTAACATGGAAGGTGCACGATACGTGTTTGATGAAATGTCTAGCCTTAGTGTGGTTTCATGGACGGTCATGATTTTTGGGTATGCAAAGGTAGGGGAAGTTGACAATGCAAGACTGTTCTTTGATGTGGCTCCTGTGAGAGATAAGGGGATATGGGGGGCAATGATTTCGGGGTATGTTCAGAATGCTTGTTTTAAGGAAGGTCTTCACTTGTTTCGTTTGATGCAACTCACTGACATAGAGCCTGATGAGGCCATCTTTGTGAGCATTCTTTCTGGTTGTGCTCATTTGGGAGCTTTCGATTTTGGGATATGGATCCACAGGTATTTGGATCGTCTTGGTTTGCCCTTAAGTATTCGGTTGAGTACAGGTCTTATAGACATGTATGCTAAGTGTGGGAATTTGGATTTAGCTAAGAGGATTTTTCATGAGATGCCACAGAAAGACACTGTTTGCTGGAATGCCATGATTTCGGCAATGGCAATCAATGGAGATGGAGAAGCTGCACTCGAACTATTTCGAGATATGGAGAAGACAGGCGTTCAACCAGACGACATCACCTTTATAGCCATTTTTACTGCTTGTAGCTATTCAGGTATGGCATATGAAGGCTTGAGGATGTTTGAGAAAATGCGTGGTGTGTACAGAATTGAACCCAAAACTGAGCACTATGGATGTATGGTAGATCTTCTTAGTAGAGCAGGGCACTTTGAAGAAGCAAAACAAATAATTCAAAGAGTGATCATTTCAACTAACCCCTCTGAAGAGAAAGTAGCTTGGAGGGCATTTCTTAGTGCTTGCTGTACTCATGGGCAGACTCAACTTGCTGAGCTTGCCTTTGGAAAGCTCTTGGAGTTAGAGAGTGGAAGTGGATTTTATGTTCTACTCTCGAACTTGTACGCTTCTGTTGGAAAAGATAGTGATGCTAGAAGAGTGAGGAAGCTGATGAAACATAGAGGAGTTGAAAAGTTACCGGGATGTAGCTTGATTGAGATCGAAGGTGGAGTTCATGAGTTCGTTGCAGGAGGAAAGATGGATCCATGA
- the LOC115711526 gene encoding probable leucine-rich repeat receptor-like protein kinase At1g35710: MGLRFLIPTFILILAFPLLIHAKTLKRDVKALNEIKASLGWRVVYAWIGDDPCGDGDLPPWSGVTCSTQGDYRVVTELEVYAVSIVGPFPTAVTNLLDLTRLDLHNNKLTGPIPPQIGRLKRLKILNLRWNKLQDVIPPEIGELKSLTHLYLSFNNFKGEIPKELANLPELRYLYLHENRLIGRIPAELGTLQKLQHLDVGNNHLVGTIRELIRIEGCFPALRNIYLNNNYFTGGIPSQLANLTNLEILYLSYNKMSGVIPSELARIPRLTHLYLDHNQFSGRIPDAFYKHPFLKEMYIEGNSFRSGVNPVGLHKVLELSDADFLV, from the exons ATGGGGCTGCGTTTTCTGATTCCGACATTTATTCTGATCCTTGCATTCCCTCTTCTTATCCACGCCAAAACCCTCAAACGCGACG TGAAAGCTTTGAATGAGATTAAAGCTTCACTCGGATGGAGAGTGGTGTATGCTTGGATTGGAGACGATCCTTGTGGCGATGGCGATCTTCCACCTTGGTCTGGGGTCACATGCTCTACTCAGGGGGATTACCGAGTTGTTACTGAGtt GGAAGTGTATGCAGTTTCGATCGTGGGACCTTTTCCTACTGCTGTGACTAATCTACTCGACCTCACTAGGCT GGATCTCCATAACAACAAGTTGACAGGGCCTATTCCTCCTCAAATCGGACGGTTGAAGCGCCTCAAGATACT TAATTTGCGATGGAATAAACTACAGGATGTTATTCCCCCTGAAATCGGTGAGCTGAAGAGCCTAACGCATTT ATATCTGAGCTTCAACAACTTCAAAGGGGAAATTCCTAAAGAACTCGCTAACCTTCCAGAGCTCCGCTATCTCTATCTGCATGAAAATCGCCTTATTGGGCGGATTCCAGCAGAACTAGGGACCCTACAAAAGCTTCAACACTT GGATGTTGGTAACAATCACTTGGTGGGCACTATAAGAGAACTTATTCGGATTGAAGGTTGTTTTCCAGCTCTTCGCAACAT CTActtgaataacaattattttactGGAGGAATTCCATCACAGCTTGCAAACTTGACCAACTTGGAAATTTT GTACCTGTCCTACAACAAGATGTCTGGGGTAATACCATCCGAGCTTGCTCGCATTCCTAGATTAACTCATCT GTATTTGGATCACAACCAGTTCTCCGGAAGGATTCCTGATGCCTTCTATAAACACCCATTCTTgaaagaaat GTACATTGAAGGAAACTCATTTCGATCGGGTGTAAACCCAGTTGGTCTCCACAAAGTTCTTGAACTTTCTGATGCAGACTTTCTTGTTTAG
- the LOC115709874 gene encoding putative pentatricopeptide repeat-containing protein At1g12700, mitochondrial translates to MVFKSLPCYSSAVAAAKDLSLSVSSNHKLSSLFMPRKTPNKPQTPQNNKTKPTSSNPINTSGSLLQNLLNRNSGNVSLSELRLCFDEMIRMNPTPPVSSFDPLIVVLAKNKHYSDVFKLYNWINSNGLFPSFRMINVLLNCFCNLNRVSDGFVALGIMIRRGYNPNIVTYTSLVKGLCLENKIIEAISLFKKIFKLGCKPNAVTFGTLINGLCRTGNTTIALELHEQMASGKDHGDGFKCTPDLVWYGAIIDGLSKEGLIEKAKELFLEMKANGICPDVVVYNSLMHGLCHTEKWEEAKALFNEMTDQDVQPDVVTFTAWIDVLSKAGKMKEAYDVLEMMTERGHHPNVITYNTLLDRLCHIGRLSQAKKLFLSFPAKGFEPDLFSYTILIRGLCKKWKTSEALSLFREMTAKGVRPTVVTYNTLICGLFHTGNIDDARKLFSEMQVHHLVPNASTYAVFLSGLCKNKHVSEALEVFHSLKCSEFELNVQIFNTLIDGLCKSEKFEIAWELYQGFIKRGLVPNVVTYSILIHALCENGDFEKANGMFLEMEQKGCAPNLVTYSTLMHAFIKNNEISKVVELLHKMAEKNVPPDASTFAIVIDVLSKDEKYRQCLSLLPTFPVQKQWKVETISLKSEA, encoded by the coding sequence ATGGTGTTCAAATCTCTTCCCTGTTACTCCTCTGCTGTTGCTGCTGCAAAGGACCTATCTTTATCAGTCTCCTCAAACCATAAACTCTCCTCCCTTTTTATGCCACGGAAAACACcaaataaaccccaaacccctcaaaataacaaaacaaaacccACTTCTTCAAATCCCATAAACACTTCGGGATCCTTACTACAAAACTTACTCAACCGCAACTCAGGTAATGTTTCTCTCTCTGAATTGCGTTTATGCTTTGATGAGATGATTCGCATGAACCCCACTCCTCCAGTGTCTTCATTTGAtcctttgattgttgttttagCTAAGAATAAGCACTACTCTGATGTTTTCAAGCTTTATAATTGGATAAACTCAAATGGGTTGTTCCCTAGTTTCAGAATGATCAATGTTTTGCTTAATTGCTTTTGTAATTTAAATCGGGTTTCTGATGGTTTTGTGGCACTGGGAATCATGATAAGGAGGGGTTATAATCCAAATATTGTGACTTATACATCTTTAGTTAAAGGGTTGTGTTTGGAGAATAAGATTATTGAGGCAATTAGCTTATTTAAGAAGATTTTCAAGTTGGGGTGTAAGCCCAATGCTGTCACCTTTGGTACTCTGATTAATGGGTTGTGTAGGACTGGAAATACAACTATTGCACTCGAGTTACATGAACAAATGGCTAGTGGGAAAGATCATGGAGATGGTTTTAAGTGCACACCGGATCTAGTTTGGTATGGGGCTATCATTGATGGGCTTTCTAAGGAAGGGTTGATAGAAAAGGCGAAAGAACTGTTCTTGGAAATGAAAGCTAATGGGATTTGTCCTGATGTTGTTGTTTATAACTCTTTGATGCATGGTTTGTGTCACACAGAAAAATGGGAAGAGGCCAAAGCTTTGTTTAATGAAATGACAGATCAAGATGTGCAGCCTGATGTAGTGACTTTTACTGCGTGGATCGATGTGCTTTCCAAGGCGGGAAAGATGAAAGAAGCTTATGATGTGCTAGAAATGATGACTGAGAGAGGTCACCATCCTAATGTAATCACTTACAACACTTTGTTAGATCGCTTGTGTCATATTGGTAGGCTTAGTCAAGCCAAGAAGTTATTTCTTTCCTTCCCAGCTAAAGGGTTTGAACCTGATTTGTTTAGCTACACGATTTTGATTCGTGGACTTTGCAAGAAATGGAAGACCAGTGAAGCTTTGAGTCTCTTTAGGGAAATGACTGCTAAGGGAGTTAGGCCAACTGTAGTAACATACAATACTTTAATATGTGGTCTCTTCCATACTGGAAACATTGATGATGCCCGTAAACTGTTCAGTGAGATGCAAGTTCATCATCTTGTACCAAATGCAAGTACTTATGCTGTGTTTTTGAGTGGACTGTGCAAGAACAAGCATGTTTCAGAGGCGTTGGAAGTTTTTCATAGTCTTAAATGTTCTGAGTTTGAGCTGAATGTTCAAATTTTCAATACTCTCATCGATGGATTGTGTAAATCAGAAAAGTTTGAGATTGCTTGGGAGCTATATCAGGGATTTATCAAGAGAGGCCTGGTGCCTAATGTTGTGACATATTCAATCTTGATTCATGCGCTTTGTGAAAATGGAGATTTCGAAAAAGCAAATGGTATGTTTCTTGAAATGGAACAAAAAGGTTGTGCCCCGAATTTAGTCACATATAGCACACTGATGCATGCTTTCATAAAAAACAATGAGATTTCAAAAGTGGTTGAACTTCTTCATAAAATGGCAGAGAAAAATGTGCCGCCAGATGCTTCTACATTCGCCATTGTGATAGACGTACTATCAAAGGATGAAAAGTATCGTCAATGTCTAAGTTTGCTTCCAACATTTCCTGTTCAGAAGCAATGGAAAGTTGAAACGATTAGTCTCAAGTCAGAGGCATGA